One window of the Thermasporomyces composti genome contains the following:
- a CDS encoding class I SAM-dependent methyltransferase, producing MEESVRRFRSRSFGSVADVYEQSRPGYPRDAVRWLLADLLPEPIPPYDVSAFDSYAVTPDPSYAAPDPAIGYPTTPPPPPPPPPTVVELAAGTGKMTAVLAAEGHRVIAVEPSAPLLLRLIRNVPEATPVQAVAEQIPLADGSADAVVVAHAFHWFDTDAALAEIARVLRPGGILGLLWNYRDESVPWVRQLSSLLAAAERLEARQAEDLIEKLEWSRLFTPPEYAGFRLWQPVNREGLLQMVASRSSVASLPPAEREDVLKQVGDLYDETARQPEGLVMPYITACYRMRVRK from the coding sequence ATGGAAGAGTCGGTGCGGCGGTTTCGGAGCCGGTCGTTCGGCTCCGTCGCCGACGTCTACGAGCAGAGCCGCCCCGGCTACCCGCGTGACGCGGTGCGCTGGCTGCTGGCCGACCTGCTCCCGGAGCCGATCCCTCCCTACGACGTGTCCGCGTTCGACTCCTACGCCGTCACGCCGGATCCCTCGTACGCGGCGCCGGATCCGGCCATCGGCTACCCCACCACGCCACCTCCTCCCCCACCACCCCCGCCGACCGTCGTCGAGCTCGCGGCCGGCACCGGCAAGATGACCGCCGTCCTGGCCGCCGAAGGCCACCGGGTCATCGCGGTGGAGCCGTCCGCGCCGCTGCTCCTCCGACTGATTCGCAACGTCCCGGAGGCCACACCCGTGCAGGCGGTCGCCGAGCAGATCCCCCTGGCGGACGGCTCCGCGGACGCCGTCGTGGTCGCGCACGCCTTCCACTGGTTCGACACCGACGCCGCGCTCGCCGAGATCGCCCGCGTCCTCCGCCCCGGCGGCATCCTGGGGCTGCTGTGGAACTACCGCGACGAGTCGGTGCCCTGGGTTCGCCAGCTGTCCAGCCTGCTGGCCGCTGCGGAGCGCCTCGAGGCGCGGCAAGCCGAAGACCTGATCGAGAAGCTCGAGTGGAGTCGGCTGTTCACGCCCCCGGAGTACGCCGGCTTCCGGCTCTGGCAGCCCGTGAACCGCGAAGGCCTGCTCCAGATGGTGGCGTCCCGCTCGTCGGTCGCCTCGCTCCCCCCGGCCGAGCGCGAGGATGTCCTCAAGCAGGTCGGGGACCTCTACGACGAGACGGCGCGGCAGCCGGAGGGGTTGGTCATGCCCTACATCACGGCCTGCTACCGGATGCGGGTCCGCAAGTGA